The Syngnathus acus chromosome 3, fSynAcu1.2, whole genome shotgun sequence genome includes a window with the following:
- the cenpn gene encoding centromere protein N isoform X2, whose amino-acid sequence MSLTIQTKGCGVRSNSWTLSVRSWSADAAAVELMQFKEQFKCHLSELVRNVSIKMKKNTDDAVWIRIAWEDNFSRPNSMRPTYVVHYLQTPYVFVTRLTSKQKPLLSQALIIATRHQSIKDANLSGRKLSAIRDLLMRQYEQVFPTMYPSPLVERNQIASHPHIEKEQAKTEINPRQMACEAFGGGRLPQLESVVYKMETKYKGPTNQRMAERETPFKCVIKFSSTNLLESFRHGASSGIVSTPVSVLLSSITRKGRNCFVVTDKVTGPSVN is encoded by the exons CTGATGCTGCAGCTGTTGAGTTGATGCAGTTCAAGGAACAATTCAAATGTCACCTCAGTGAGCTTGTAAGAAAT GTGTCTATCAAGATGAAGAAGAATACAGATGATGCGGTTTGGATACGCATTGCATGGGAGGACAACTTCTCTCGACCAAACAGCATGAGACCAACTTATGTCGTTCACTATCTTCAAACTCCTTACGTGTTTGTGACTAGACTGACGTCCAAGCAAAAGCCCCTGTTGTCCCAG gctCTGATTATAGCCACCCGACATCAGTCTATTAAGGATGCTAACCTCAGTGGACGAAAACTCTCAGCAATTCGGGACCTGCTGATGCGGCAGTATGAACAG GTGTTCCCTACAATGTATCCCAGCCCTCTTGTAGAAAGGAATCAAATAGCCTCAC ACCCCCACATAGAGAAAGAACAAGCTAAGACAGAAATAAACCCACGTCAGATGGCATGTGAAGCGTTTGGTGGTGGCAGGTTACCACAGCTAGAATCTGTAGTTTACAAG ATGGAGACAAAGTACAAAGGCCCAACAAACCAGAGGATGGCAGAACGAGAGACGCCGTTTAAGTGCGTCATCAAGTTTTCAAGCACAAATCTGTTGGAGTCATTCCGGCACGGCGCTTCTTCAG GAATTGTTTCCACTCCTGTGTCAGTTCTGCTTTCATCCATAACCCGAAAAGGAAGGAATTGTTTTGTCGTCACAGACAAAGTCACAGGACCTTCTGTtaactga